A region of Halosolutus amylolyticus DNA encodes the following proteins:
- a CDS encoding vitamin K epoxide reductase family protein, whose product MSDERRDDSTDEPTAVATDGRIRDANAESGEESDDRVETSTDGGDGDDGNGGDGSMRPGDMMLAHPTEEIWPQYAIISLGLWLIASTPTLGYESALMRWNGVISGVVLIALAGLTIYRESGYANYANGVVGLWLVFSPIAFWAPTAAAYANNTLVGIMVMTFSIIIVMRSEMDGPAVPPGWSYNPSTGAQRAPLIALGILGFFASWYMAAFQLEYISSAWDPLYGTGTEQILTSKVSEAFPVSDAGLGAVAYSVEALMGFMGDRRRWRTMPWMVAFFGVVVIPLGFVQVLLVIMQPIMVGTWCTLCLLSAFGMLWMISLTVDEVVAMGQYLVRLMRQGDSLWTAFWMGGTIPEDEAGVDGSATRPIDDSPVREPFWGVSIPWTLLAAMALGVWLMLSPTVFGTSGLMADSSHLVGSLIVSFTVIATAEPARSIRFLNVPLAAWIVVAPWLFAGVPMIAAINAVVAGVLVLVLSVPRGPIADRYGGWERYATLETVDRLNPLSS is encoded by the coding sequence ATGAGCGACGAACGACGCGACGACTCGACCGACGAACCCACCGCCGTCGCGACCGACGGGCGAATCCGAGATGCGAACGCGGAGTCCGGCGAGGAGAGCGACGATCGAGTCGAGACGTCGACCGACGGTGGAGACGGCGACGACGGAAATGGCGGCGACGGGTCGATGCGGCCGGGCGACATGATGCTCGCCCATCCGACGGAGGAGATCTGGCCCCAGTACGCGATCATCTCGCTGGGCCTCTGGCTGATTGCGAGTACGCCGACGCTGGGCTACGAGAGTGCGTTGATGCGGTGGAACGGCGTGATCAGCGGCGTCGTCCTGATCGCGCTGGCCGGCCTCACGATCTACCGGGAGAGCGGCTACGCCAACTACGCGAACGGCGTCGTCGGCCTGTGGCTGGTGTTCTCGCCGATCGCGTTCTGGGCGCCGACGGCGGCGGCCTACGCCAACAACACCCTCGTCGGTATCATGGTGATGACGTTCTCGATCATCATCGTGATGCGCTCGGAGATGGACGGCCCGGCCGTGCCCCCGGGCTGGTCGTACAACCCCTCGACGGGCGCACAGCGCGCCCCGCTGATCGCGCTCGGGATCTTGGGCTTCTTCGCCTCGTGGTACATGGCCGCGTTCCAACTCGAGTACATCAGTAGCGCGTGGGACCCGCTGTACGGCACGGGGACCGAGCAGATCCTCACCTCGAAGGTGTCGGAAGCCTTCCCCGTTTCTGACGCCGGCCTCGGCGCGGTCGCCTACTCCGTCGAGGCGCTGATGGGATTCATGGGCGATCGGCGGCGCTGGCGCACGATGCCGTGGATGGTCGCCTTCTTCGGCGTCGTCGTGATCCCGCTGGGGTTCGTCCAGGTCCTGCTGGTCATCATGCAGCCGATCATGGTCGGGACGTGGTGTACGCTCTGTCTCCTCTCGGCGTTCGGCATGCTGTGGATGATCTCGCTGACGGTCGACGAGGTCGTCGCGATGGGGCAGTACCTCGTCCGGCTGATGCGACAGGGCGACAGCCTCTGGACCGCCTTCTGGATGGGCGGGACGATCCCCGAAGACGAGGCCGGCGTCGACGGGAGCGCGACGCGGCCGATCGACGACTCGCCGGTCCGCGAACCGTTCTGGGGCGTCTCGATCCCGTGGACGCTACTGGCCGCGATGGCGCTCGGCGTCTGGCTCATGCTCTCCCCGACCGTCTTCGGGACGTCGGGGCTCATGGCCGACAGCAGCCACCTCGTCGGCTCGCTGATCGTCTCGTTTACCGTGATCGCGACCGCCGAACCCGCCCGCTCGATTCGGTTCCTGAACGTCCCGCTCGCGGCGTGGATCGTCGTCGCCCCGTGGCTGTTCGCCGGGGTTCCGATGATCGCCGCGATCAACGCCGTCGTCGCCGGGGTGCTCGTCCTGGTCCTCAGCGTTCCGCGCGGCCCGATCGCGGACCGCTACGGGGGCTGGGAGCGCTACGCCACCCTCGAGACGGTCGATCGACTGAACCCTCTCAGTAGCTAA
- a CDS encoding SDR family oxidoreductase, producing MTEPTASEAESTDAEVVVVTGASAGVGRATARAFADRGAKIGLLARGEEGLEAGKADVEAAGGEAVTVPTDVADPEQVEAAAETVADAFGPIDVWVNNAMVSVFSPAAEMTDEEYRRVTEVTYLGYVYGTQAALDRMRPRDEGTIIQVGSALAYRGIPLQSAYCGAKHAIQGYTESVRTELIHDDCDVQLSMVQMPAMNTPQFEWTKSRLPREPQPVPPIYQPEVAARAIVWTVDHGRDELWVGWPTLKAILGNRLVPRRLDDYLARGGYDAQQTDEPVDPDREHNLYEPVAGDFGARGPFDERARDRSYQLWVTTNRRTLGLLAGFAAAIVGAILGSRATSADPG from the coding sequence ATGACCGAACCTACCGCTTCCGAAGCCGAATCCACCGACGCCGAAGTCGTCGTCGTCACAGGCGCATCGGCCGGCGTCGGTCGAGCCACCGCTCGCGCGTTCGCCGATCGCGGCGCGAAGATCGGCCTCCTCGCGCGGGGCGAGGAGGGTCTCGAGGCCGGCAAAGCGGACGTCGAGGCGGCCGGCGGCGAGGCGGTCACCGTCCCGACGGACGTCGCCGACCCCGAGCAAGTCGAGGCCGCGGCCGAGACCGTCGCGGACGCGTTCGGCCCGATCGACGTCTGGGTGAACAACGCGATGGTGTCGGTGTTCTCGCCGGCCGCGGAGATGACGGACGAGGAGTACCGTCGCGTCACCGAGGTCACGTACCTGGGCTACGTCTACGGCACGCAGGCCGCGCTCGATCGGATGCGCCCGCGCGACGAGGGGACGATCATCCAGGTCGGCTCGGCACTGGCGTACCGCGGCATTCCGCTCCAGTCCGCCTACTGCGGGGCGAAACACGCGATCCAGGGGTACACCGAGTCCGTGCGGACGGAACTCATCCACGACGACTGCGACGTGCAACTTTCGATGGTGCAGATGCCCGCAATGAACACCCCGCAGTTCGAGTGGACGAAGAGCCGCCTGCCGCGCGAGCCACAGCCGGTGCCGCCGATCTACCAGCCCGAGGTCGCCGCCCGGGCGATCGTCTGGACCGTCGATCACGGCCGGGACGAACTGTGGGTCGGCTGGCCGACGCTGAAGGCGATCCTCGGCAACCGACTCGTTCCGCGGCGACTCGACGACTATCTCGCCCGTGGCGGGTACGACGCGCAGCAAACCGACGAGCCGGTCGATCCCGATCGGGAGCACAACCTGTACGAGCCGGTGGCCGGCGACTTTGGCGCTCGCGGCCCGTTCGACGAGCGAGCGCGCGATCGGAGTTACCAGCTCTGGGTGACTACCAACCGGCGGACGCTGGGGCTACTCGCCGGCTTCGCGGCCGCGATCGTCGGCGCGATTCTCGGCAGCCGGGCTACGTCCGCCGATCCCGGGTGA
- a CDS encoding transposase, whose product MSTTVTKTLQATFAPPTAHKQEKLNDLLETYRDGLQEAFDSGASTMSSVSDIVTPYDLPYQAKAALCNYVPKLRKTYNAQELDDGHPIRLTNQAAKFDHSDEREHEFTWWVPRPGRGTNFWIPLRINPEQKDLWHDLVSEDTKAGEIRLQQHRQNWVLHVTVEYPVEEPATDGDATHIGLDIGETALITGCALKDGSPTDPFVRSGSRAKHLRKEMHTTLKRLQERDASEWRTDERFDHYQNALTDIVEKASREAVEYAKQFENPVLVMENLTYIRERLDYGKYMNRRLHSWAFARLQGRIEDKATEAGIPVEYVNPAYTSQTCHSCHRIGRRDLQGKFRCPHDDCHVSTFQADINASANIARRVDPWGESVPLDKAERDDSLRDGSGSDTATTHRETSETPSQMTLTAFQESEPSASDD is encoded by the coding sequence ATGTCCACGACCGTCACGAAAACGTTGCAGGCGACGTTCGCGCCCCCCACCGCACACAAACAGGAGAAACTGAACGACCTGCTCGAAACCTACCGTGACGGTCTACAAGAGGCGTTCGACTCCGGGGCGAGTACCATGTCGTCGGTGAGCGACATCGTGACGCCCTACGACCTCCCGTATCAGGCCAAAGCCGCCCTCTGCAACTACGTTCCGAAACTCCGCAAGACGTACAACGCTCAGGAGTTGGACGACGGCCACCCGATACGGCTCACCAACCAAGCCGCGAAGTTCGACCACTCCGACGAGCGCGAGCATGAGTTTACGTGGTGGGTTCCTCGCCCCGGTCGGGGGACGAACTTCTGGATACCGCTCCGCATCAACCCCGAACAGAAAGACCTCTGGCACGACCTCGTATCAGAGGACACGAAGGCAGGCGAGATACGACTTCAACAGCACCGGCAGAACTGGGTACTGCACGTCACCGTCGAGTACCCGGTCGAAGAACCAGCGACAGACGGTGACGCCACGCACATCGGCTTAGACATCGGAGAAACCGCCCTCATCACGGGCTGTGCCCTCAAGGACGGTTCTCCGACTGACCCGTTCGTGCGTAGCGGAAGCAGAGCGAAGCATCTCCGCAAAGAGATGCACACGACCCTGAAACGACTCCAAGAGCGTGACGCCTCGGAGTGGCGTACCGACGAGAGGTTCGACCACTACCAGAACGCGCTTACCGACATCGTGGAGAAGGCGTCTCGGGAAGCCGTCGAGTACGCCAAGCAGTTTGAGAACCCGGTGTTGGTGATGGAGAATCTGACATACATCCGCGAACGACTCGACTACGGGAAGTACATGAATCGTCGCCTTCACTCGTGGGCGTTCGCCCGACTGCAAGGGCGCATCGAGGACAAGGCGACGGAGGCGGGCATCCCAGTTGAGTACGTGAATCCGGCGTACACCTCGCAGACGTGCCACTCGTGCCACCGTATCGGTCGGCGGGACTTGCAGGGCAAGTTCCGGTGTCCGCATGACGACTGCCACGTTTCGACGTTTCAGGCCGACATCAACGCTTCCGCGAATATCGCACGGCGAGTTGACCCGTGGGGAGAGAGCGTCCCGCTTGACAAGGCGGAACGCGATGACTCGCTTCGGGATGGGAGCGGTAGTGACACCGCCACGACTCACCGTGAGACGAGCGAGACTCCCTCGCAGATGACGCTCACGGCGTTCCAAGAGTCGGAACCCTCTGCCAGCGACGACTGA
- the tnpA gene encoding IS200/IS605 family transposase — translation MKYNLEKGSHTVYALQYHFVTVTKYRTDILTDEIAERIGEIASDISEDFGVSIQNVNGGSDHVHILFTAKPTTNLTKFINSLKGVSSRKIRDEYPQTRQVLDSAFWQPGYFLATTGQVSIDVLMEYVEEQ, via the coding sequence ATGAAGTACAACCTCGAAAAAGGGTCGCACACCGTCTACGCGCTCCAATATCACTTTGTGACCGTCACAAAGTACCGCACGGACATCCTCACCGACGAAATCGCAGAACGCATCGGTGAGATTGCCAGCGACATCTCCGAGGACTTTGGCGTGAGCATCCAGAACGTTAACGGCGGTTCCGACCACGTTCACATTCTGTTCACGGCGAAGCCCACCACGAACCTCACCAAGTTCATCAACTCGCTCAAAGGCGTTTCGTCGCGCAAGATTCGGGACGAGTACCCCCAGACTCGGCAGGTGCTCGACAGCGCGTTCTGGCAACCGGGGTACTTCCTCGCCACCACCGGACAGGTGAGCATCGACGTGCTGATGGAGTACGTAGAGGAACAGTAG
- the pdxT gene encoding pyridoxal 5'-phosphate synthase glutaminase subunit PdxT, whose product MTLVAGVVAVQGDVTEHADAIERAGRAHGREVTVHEIRESGIVPDCDLLAMPGGESTTISRLVHSEGIAAEIRDHVAAGKPLLATCAGLIVASSDANDDRVDELGLLDASVERNAFGRQKDSFEAPLSVTGLDEPYPAVFIRAPAIDAVGECEVLATWDDRPVAVRDGPIIGTAFHPELTPDSRIHGLAFFENDDAAVPADAESR is encoded by the coding sequence ATGACACTGGTTGCGGGCGTCGTCGCCGTCCAGGGCGACGTGACGGAACACGCGGACGCCATCGAACGGGCGGGGCGGGCACACGGCCGCGAGGTCACAGTTCACGAAATCCGCGAATCGGGTATCGTCCCCGACTGCGACCTGCTCGCGATGCCCGGCGGCGAATCGACGACCATCTCGCGGCTGGTTCACAGCGAGGGAATCGCCGCCGAGATCCGGGACCACGTCGCCGCCGGGAAGCCGCTTCTCGCGACGTGTGCCGGCCTGATCGTCGCCTCGAGCGACGCGAACGACGACCGGGTCGACGAACTCGGCTTGCTCGACGCGAGCGTCGAGCGCAACGCCTTCGGTCGCCAGAAGGACAGCTTCGAGGCTCCCCTTTCCGTCACGGGTCTCGACGAACCGTATCCGGCGGTGTTCATCCGCGCTCCGGCGATCGACGCGGTCGGCGAGTGCGAGGTCCTCGCGACGTGGGACGATCGGCCGGTCGCCGTCCGGGACGGGCCGATCATCGGGACCGCCTTCCATCCCGAACTCACGCCCGACAGCCGGATCCACGGCCTCGCCTTCTTCGAGAACGACGACGCGGCGGTGCCGGCGGACGCGGAGTCGCGCTGA
- a CDS encoding bifunctional nuclease family protein, which translates to MKASIDAVRVAGTPQGPVPVVVLAVEGEEDVVPIFIGFDEATSIARGLEADDIGRPLTHDLLLDVMEELGSRIDRVVVSEIERRDDGQGGTYIADLHVETPRGETVIDARPSDSLALAARTNASIEVTEDVFEDGRDDSEKFEQLEDIRNVSGDM; encoded by the coding sequence ATGAAGGCATCCATCGACGCGGTCCGCGTCGCGGGGACGCCCCAGGGACCGGTGCCAGTGGTCGTCCTCGCCGTCGAGGGCGAGGAAGACGTCGTGCCGATCTTCATCGGGTTCGACGAGGCGACCAGCATCGCGCGGGGCCTCGAGGCCGACGACATCGGTCGCCCGCTGACCCACGACCTCCTGCTCGACGTGATGGAGGAACTCGGGAGCCGCATCGATCGGGTCGTCGTCAGCGAGATCGAGCGACGCGACGACGGCCAGGGCGGCACCTACATCGCCGACCTCCACGTCGAGACGCCGCGGGGCGAGACCGTCATCGACGCCCGGCCCAGCGACTCGCTGGCGCTCGCCGCCCGGACGAACGCGTCGATCGAGGTGACCGAAGACGTCTTCGAGGACGGCCGAGACGATAGCGAAAAGTTCGAGCAACTCGAAGACATCCGCAACGTATCCGGTGACATGTAG